The segment GAGGCAAGGTCTCCATGCAGGGCCTCATTGAATAGGGTGGGTGAATTCTTGAACCCTTGAGGCAGCCTTGTCCACGTAAGCTGCCCTGTTCTTCCATTTTCTGGGTCTTGCCACTCAAAGGCAAATAGGGGCTGACTATTAGGGTGTAGCCTTAGACAAAAGAAGGCGTTCTTGAGATCTAGGACCGTATACCACACCTGTTCAGGAGGCAGAGTGCTAAGTAGGTTGTAAGGGTTTGGCACTGTAGGGTGTATGTCCTGGACCCTCTTATTGACTTCTCTAAGGTCCTGCACCAGTTGATAGTCATTTGTTCCTGGCTTTTTCACAGGCAGTAAGGGAGTATTCCATGGAGATTTGCAAGGAACTAAGATTCCTTGTTGAAGCAACCTGATGATGTGTGGGCGTATGCCCTCTCGGGCTTCTTTGCTCATGGGATATTGCCAGACTCCTATGGGAGTAGCTCCAGACTTGAGTTCAACCACTACTGTGGGGGGCCCGTTTAGCCATTCCCATTCCCCCTGTTTCAGGCCACGTTTGAGGGAATTGTTCAAGCCAACTCTGCGATCCTTTTGTGGGTATTTTAGGTTTGTCTTGATATAGCCGATACTCTTCCCCTAattggagagagagagctagggCTTTGGGTACTTCAGTTCCCCAGGACAACTCTGGTCCAGTGGGAGCAAATGTAATTTGTGCTTTTAATTTCGTTAGCAAATCTCTTCCCAGTAAGAGTGTGGGGCACTCGGGGATGACCAGGAATGAATGAGTCACTTGGCTTTTTCCCAGATCCACAGTCCTAGAAGTAGACCATGGATACAATTGTTTGTCCGGTAGCACCAATTACAAGcgtctttttgtcttttacttttccCAAAGGAGTTTTTAGAACTGAATATTCTGCTCCTGTATCGGCCAGGAAGCTTATTGGAGCCCCCTCTACCTTCAAGTTTACCCTAGGCTCGGGGAAGGGAGCCGAGCCCCGTTTTTCCTAGTCCTCATCATTCCCGAATGTAAGTATGTTGGccctctgccttttctttttccagtggtCCCAGTCCTTGCAGTATGAGCATTGGCCTTGCTCAAGGGTTGGCTGCCATTTTTCTCTTCTGGGTCTTCTTGGCTCCTGCCTTCTCTCACCACCCAGGTCCCCTATCTGTCTACTCCTATCTGTTCTATTTCTGTCCCTATCAACCACTGTGGCCAGGATCCTAGTCAAACTTTCTTCTTGTCTCTTATCCCTCctattctcttcttctctcctctctttcttttccctttcctgtttctcctcctccgtCTCTCTCTTACGATACACTTTTTCAGCCTCCTTAACCACATCTCGTAGGGTGAAATCAAGCAAACCTTCAATCCTCTGTAACTTCTTTCTGATATCAGGggctgattggtgaataaagctCATCATCACAGATCCCTGTTGTCCCTCTGTTGTGGGATCAAAAGGAGTGTGCCTCCTATAAGCCTCCATAAGCCTTTCAAGAAACACTGATGGGGGTTCTGTCAGCCCCTGCATGACCTCTCTTACCTTAGCCAAATTGGTGGGCCGTCTTGCGGCACTTCTGAGACCCGCCACGAGAGCCCGCTGGTAATTGGACAGCCTCTCCCTACCTTGTGCTGTATTATAGTCCCATTGAGGGTGGATCAGAGGAACTCCTTCCTCCATCTCAGCGGGAATTTGGACTGGACGTCCTACTGAATCCCGGATGTTCTTCTGGGCTTCTTggagtattctctctctctcctctgtagtAAACAGAGTCTGCAAAAGCTGTTGGCaatcatcccaggtgggctgatgAGAAAACATTAGAGATTCTACCAAACCTGTAAGGGCAGCAGGGTTCTCAGAAAAAGGAGGGTGGTTAGTTTTCTATTTATAGAGATCAGAGGAAGAAAATGGCCAGTATTGTAAAAGTTGCAAACCCTGCTGGTTCTATGGGGGTGGCCCCACTGCTCTAAGGGGTAGTGCTACCGTAGAATTGGCTGACATTGGAGAGGGGACTCTCGGTTGGCTTCTGGTTCCTGCCGACTGTCCGGCCCCTCCTTCGACTGGGGCTAGGGGTGCAGAGGGGGCTGGGGAGGCCGATGACTGAGGCTTCGGTTCCACATCTAATGGAGGAGGGTAAGGGGGGGGAATAGTCCACTCTTGAGGTTCTTCTATGGCTGGATATATcttctggggaggaggaggaggtggcagaATATCATGTGCCTTCTCCATTGCTGGCAGCTGcggctttggtttttctttcgCCATGCCTCTCTGTACTGTTAAAACTTTAGGACCTGGGCGGCAGGGTAAGAGATATGGGGGGATCCATCGGGGAGGAGACCATGCTAAATCTTCCCACACTGTAATGTACAGCTGCTGGTCTGGGTGTGATCCTGGTCCTTCCTGAAAAATAACAGCCTTCACGGCTCTATTAGTAGGTAAATCAAAGGTTCCCTCCGGTGGCCATCCCAATCAATAGGTGGGCCACTCGGAGGCACAAAAGGTTTGCCAAAGTCCCTTCTTCACTACCACTGATACGTTCTGTCCTCTTTCCCTAACGTCTTTCCAATGGTCTACTGTCAAAGATAATGGAGTCGTCACCGTCTGCCCCATACTAGaaatccaaagaaacaaaagaaacaaaagcaaaaacactaCACAGACAATGGAAACTAGTATATCTAGACACTCTCGTCAAAGCCTGGTCTTAAACAACCAGCCAAACGCCACCTCTGACGGAGTAGGATCTTTTCTCCACTCCCTTTTTGGAAGGAGGAGGACTCCGTCTCCCTTGTTCAAAAAACCAACAGTCAAACTGTCCTGTTCTCCTGCTACCCCAGGTACAACATCCCGGGCTCTCGACGCCTCAGGTACAATATCCAAGGCTCCTGATACCTCAGGTACAACATCCAGGGCTCCCAATACCCCAGGTACAACGTCCAGGGTTCCTGCTTGCAGCCGTAGCTTCTGGGCC is part of the Mastomys coucha isolate ucsf_1 unplaced genomic scaffold, UCSF_Mcou_1 pScaffold14, whole genome shotgun sequence genome and harbors:
- the LOC116089498 gene encoding LOW QUALITY PROTEIN: uncharacterized protein LOC116089498 (The sequence of the model RefSeq protein was modified relative to this genomic sequence to represent the inferred CDS: inserted 1 base in 1 codon; deleted 2 bases in 2 codons; substituted 5 bases at 5 genomic stop codons), encoding MGQTVTTPLSLTVDHWKDVRERGQNVSVVVKKGLWQTFCASEWPTYXLGWPPEGTFDLPTNRAVKAVIFQEGPGSHPDQQLYITVWEDLAWSPPRWIPPYLLPCRPGPKVLTVQRGMAKEKPKPQLPAMEKAHDILPPPPPPQKIYPAIEEPQEWTIPPPYPPPLDVEPKPQSSASPAPSAPLAPVEGGAGQSAGTRSQPRVPSPMSANSTVALPLRAVGPPPXNQQGLQLLQYWPFSSSDLYKXKTNHPPFSENPAALTGLVESLMFSHQPTWDDCQQLLQTLFTTEERERILQEAQKNIRDSVGRPVQIPAEMEEGVPLIHPQWDYNTAQGRERLSNYQRALVAGLRSAARRPTNLAKVREVMQGLTEPPSVFLERLMEAYRRHTPFDPTTEGQQGSVMMSFIHQSAPDIRKKLQRIEGLLDFTLRDVVKEAEKVYRKRETEEEKQEREKKERREEENRRDKRQEESLTRILATVVDRDRNRTDRSRQIGDLGGERRQEPRRPRREKWQPTLEQGQCSYCKDWDHWKKKRQRANILTFGNDEDXEKRGSAPFPEPRVNLKVEGAPISFLADTGAEYSVLKTPLGKVKDKKTLVIGATGQQLYPWSTSRTVDLGKSQVTHSFLVIPECPTLLLGRDLLTKLKAQITFAPTGPELSWGTEVPKALALSLQLGEEYRLYQDKPKIPTKGSQSWLEQFPQTWPETGGMGMAKRAPHSVVELKSGATPIGVWQYPMSKEAREGIRPHIIRLLQQGILVPCKSPWNTPLLPVKKPGTNDYQLVQDLREVNKRVQDIHPTVPNPYNLLSTLPPEQVWYTVLDLKNAFFCLRLHPNSQPLFAFEWQDPENGRTGQLTWTRLPQGFKNSPTLFNEALHGDLASFRTNNPQVTLLQYVDDLLLATETYEECKLGTQKLLVELGELGYRVSAKKAQLCRTEVTYLGYALKNGQQWLTEAQKQTVMQIPIPTTPRQVREFLGTSLFCRLWIPGFATLAAPLYSLTKEKVEFILTEEHQSAFEALKKALLQAPALAIPDLSKPFILYVDERXARGVLAQTLGPWRRPVAYLSKKLDPVASGWPSCLQAIAATALLVKDADKLTMGQNVTVIAPHALKSIIRQPADRWMTNARMTHYQSLLLTEXVTFAPPAILNPATLLPEADENPMHKCEEILAEETGTPSDLIDRPWPGAMNWFTDSGKDRTWCC